One Loxodonta africana isolate mLoxAfr1 chromosome 4, mLoxAfr1.hap2, whole genome shotgun sequence genomic region harbors:
- the C1S gene encoding complement C1s subcomponent, whose amino-acid sequence MWCIVLFSLLAWVYAEPTMYGEILSPNYPQAYPNEIEKSWDIEVPEGYGIHLYFTHLDIELSENCAYDSVQIMSGDLQEGILCGQRTSKNRNSPIVEEFQVPYNKLQVIFKSDFSNEERFTGFAAYYVAVDINECTDFADAPCSHFCNNFIGGYFCSCPPEYFLHDDTKTCGVNCSGDVFTTLIGEIASPNYPSPYPENSRCEYQILLEEGFQVVVTVRREDFDVEPADSDGNCPDSLVFVAGDRQFGPYCGSGFPGPLNIETKSNALNIIFRTDQEGQKKGWKLRYHGDPIPCPKEFIANSAWEPEKAKYVFKDIVKITCLDGFEVVEGNIGSTSFYSTCQSNGKWSNSKLKCQPVDCGTPEPIRNGKAKNPGGTLFGSVTHYICDEPYYHMENEGSGEYHCSGNGSWVNAVLGTELPKCVPVCGVPSQTFAGTQRIFGGSEAKIENFPWQVFFSNPRAGGALIDEHWVLTAAHVVEGNQAPIMYVGSTSVRTTVLENAQMLTAERVIIHPGWEFLDDPEKRKNFDNDIALVLLKDPVKMGPTVSPICLPGTTPEYSPSVGDLGLISGWGRTEVKNHVIRLRGARLPITSLAKCQEVKRKDSKVDIGKYIFTDNMICAGGEKGVDSCEGDSGGAFAMQDPNKENPKFYVAGLVSWGPQCGTYGIYTKVKNYVDWIMKTMQENSVPSMD is encoded by the exons ATGTG gtgcATTGTCCTGTTTTCCCTTTTGGCATGGGTTTATGCTGAGCCTACCATGTATGGGGAGATCCTGTCTCCTAACTATCCTCAGGCATATCCCAATGAGATAGAGAAATCTTGGGATATAGAAGTTCCTGAAGGGTACGGGATTCATCTCTACTTCACCCATCTGGACATAGAGCTCTCAGAGAACTGTGCATATGACTCAGTGCAG ATAATGTCAGGAGACCTTCAAGAAGGGATACTCTGTGGACAGAGGACCAGCAAGAATCGCAACTCCCCAATTGTGGAAGAGTTCCAAGTCCCATACAATAAACTCCAGGTGATCTTTAAATCAGACTTCTCCAATGAAGAGCGTTTCACTGGATTTGCTGCATACTATGTTGCCGTAG ATATAAATGAGTGCACAGATTTTGCAGATGCCCCTTGTAGCCACTTCTGCAACAACTTCATTGGTGGTTACTTCTGCTCTTGCCCTCCGGAATACTTCCTCCATGATGACACGAAAACTTGTGGAG tcAATTGCAGTGGGGACGTATTCACTACACTGATTGGGGAGATTGCAAGTCCCAATTATCCCAGTCCATACCCAGAGAACTCAAGGTGTGAATACCAGATTTTGTTGGAGGAGGGGTTCCAAGTGGTGGTGACTGTGCGGAGAGAAGATTTTGATGTGGAGCCAGCGGATTCAGACGGGAACTGTCCCGACAGTTTGGTT TTTGTTGCAGGAGATCGGCAGTTTGGTCCTTACTGTGGTAGTGGATTCCCTGGGCCACTAAATATTGAAACGAAGAGTAATGCTCTTAATATCATCTTCCGAACTGACCAAGAAGGGCAAAAAAAGGGCTGGAAACTTCGTTACCATGGAGATC CAATCCCCTGTCCTAAAGAATTCATTGCCAATTCTGCCTGGGAGCCTGAGAAGGCAAAATATGTGTTTAAAGATATAGTGAAGATAACCTGTCTGGATGGGTTTGAAGTTGTGGAG GGAAATATTGGCTCAACCTCTTTCTATTCTACCTGTCAAAGCAATGGAAAGTGGAGTAATTCGAAACTGAAATGTCAAC CTGTGGACTGTGGTACTCCTGAACCCATTCGGAATGGTAAAGCCAAAAATCCAGGAGGTACTTTATTTGGTTCCGTCACTCACTATATTTGTGACGAGCCATATTACCACATGGAAAATGAAGGAAGTG GGGAGTATCACTGCAGTGGTAATGGAAGCTGGGTGAATGCGGTGCTGGGCACAGAGCTGCCAAAATGTGTTCCAG TCTGCGGAGTCCCCAGTCAGACCTTTGCGGGAACACAGAGAATATTTGGAGGATCCGAAGCAAAGATTGAAAATTTCCCCTGGCAAGTTTTCTTCTCGAACCCACGGGCTGGTGGGGCTCTCATTGACGAGCACTGGGTGCTGACAGCTGCCCATGTCGTGGAGGGAAACCAGGCCCCCATAATGTATGTTGGCTCCACATCAGTGCGCACCACAGTTCTAGAAAATGCCCAGATGCTCACTGCTGAGCGTGTGATTATTCATCCTGGCTGGGAATTCCTGGATGACCCAGAAAAGCGAAAGAATTTTGACAATGACATTGCCTTAGTGCTGCTGAAAGACCCAGTGAAAATGGGACCCACTGTCTCTCCCATCTGTCTGCCAGGCACTACCCCAGAATATAGCCCCTCAGTGGGAGACCTGGGACTGATCTCAGGCTGGGGCCGAACAGAGGTAAAAAATCATGTTATCCGACTCCGAGGGGCAAGGTTACCCATAACTTCCTTAGCAAAGTGCCAGGAGGTGAAGCGGAAAGATTCCAAAGTGGATATAGGGAAGTACATTTTCACTGATAACATGATCTGTGCTGGAGGTGAGAAGGGGGTTGATAGCTGTGAAGGGGACAGTGGTGGGGCCTTTGCTATGCAAGACCCCAATAAAGAGAACCCCAAATTCTATGTAGCTGGCCTGGTATCCTGGGGCCCCCAGTGTGGGACTTACGGGATCTACACAAAGGTGAAGAACTACGTTGATTGGATAATGAAGACTATGCAGGAAAATAGCGTCCCCAGTATGGACTAA